The Conexivisphaerales archaeon genomic interval CTCCCCTTGCTGTCGGGATAGTTCCAGGTATAATGATAGCGAACGTCTTGCTTATGAATGAGATTCCAGATATAGACGCTGACAGTAAGGGAGGAAGAAGGAACATAGCAACCTTTCTTGGCAGAGAGAAGGCTTCCATCTTCTCCTTCTGTCTCGGGTTGATTGCTTACATTATTTTGGTCCCACTTCTGGCATTTAGAGTATTGCCCAGCACTGCCCTTCTTGCCTTTCTTTCTCTTCCTCTCTTCATTAAGGCAGGGTTAGGAGTGTTGAAACATAACTCTTCTGCAAGGGAGATAGCACCATACCTCGGGCTGAACATTATATCAACACTTCTGGTCATGCTCTTGCTTTCTGCATCTTTTTATCTGGCGAGGGTGGTTTAGATGAAGATTGCATCTTTAAAGCTAAGTTACGTTTCAGCTTCTATACCTCTTGCATATCTTCTGTGGTTCGTAACTTTCTACCTGAGACCTTTCAATTTCTGGTTTGACATATCTCTATCTTCGTTGATTCTTTTTCTCGTTGTAATTACATCTGGAAGAAAGATTCCGCTTGTAAGGAAGGGGCTGGGGATGCAGTCGTTCGTGGCTGTACTTTCGGCATTGATTCTTTATCTTGTCTTCTTCTTCGGTAACAGGCTCACTTATCTCTTACCATCAGCAGGCAGTTATGTTCAGTCTATCTATGCATTGGCACTAGGTACAAACCCTCTTCTTCTTTCCGTCTTGCTCATCTTTCCAATAGCGTCTGGTGAAGAGGTCTTCTGGAGAGGATTTGTGCAGACCAGCTTCTCTGAGAGGTACGGCAACAAAACAGGCTACCTGATAAGTGTGCTTGGTGATACGACCGTCCATCTCTCATCTCTCAACCCGATGCTGATTCTTTCAGCCTTTATCACATCTCTTGTCTGGGCTTTCATATTTCTCTACACAAAAAGTCTGTTACCAAGTCTGACATCTCATATCATTTGGGACCTGTTGGTGTTTGTCCTGATTCCTGTAAGGTGAGGTGTAAGAAAATGGAAGGGAATGATGGGAATGCGAGAAGGATAGGTCTATCTGTATCCGGTAATCTTCCAATTGACCAGCTCTCTGAATTCGCCAGGAAAGCTGACGTTGCAGGCTTTGACTCTCTCTGGATACACGAAACATATTTCATGAGAGATGCAGTAACACAGCTGACCGCCTCCGCACTCGCCACAAAAAAGATGAAGATCGCTACTGGCTGCATAAACCCCTTTACCAGAAACACAACCGTCATAGCCATGACTATGGCAACCCTTAACGAATATTCACCTGGCA includes:
- a CDS encoding lysostaphin resistance A-like protein, coding for MKIASLKLSYVSASIPLAYLLWFVTFYLRPFNFWFDISLSSLILFLVVITSGRKIPLVRKGLGMQSFVAVLSALILYLVFFFGNRLTYLLPSAGSYVQSIYALALGTNPLLLSVLLIFPIASGEEVFWRGFVQTSFSERYGNKTGYLISVLGDTTVHLSSLNPMLILSAFITSLVWAFIFLYTKSLLPSLTSHIIWDLLVFVLIPVR